The Phocoena sinus isolate mPhoSin1 chromosome 8, mPhoSin1.pri, whole genome shotgun sequence nucleotide sequence AGGCTAATTGGAGAAAAGAACATAGCTTCTCCAGAAAGGAAACATTTCACTTAATTCAGATTCCATTTGTAGAATCCATTCGAGCTTATTAGTGCTGTGCTAAGCATTCTCATATACTTTATCTCATTCTGTTCAGTTCAGACCATTTTGCAGGCCTGTTCTCTGCCAGGCCTAGTGCTAGGGGTACCAAGGTGAATCAGGCCCAGTATCTGTCCTCAAATAGCTTACAACCTTCAAGGGGAGACATATGCTTCAATAGGCTATAACAGTGCAGTGGTCAATGTTATTTATAACAGAGGAACAGTGTCATATATAATCATGTCCCTACTCTAACCTTGCCTCCGTTGATGTTctagagactcctaaagatgtcAGCTCAAGGCCATACCTGGTCCCGACAggtaaagaaagaagatgaagaagaggaCCCACTGGACCAGCTGATCTCCCGCTCTGGctgtgctgcttcccactatgCAGTGCAGGAGTGCATGGCCCAGCACCAGGACTGGCGACAGTGCCAGCCACAGGTGCAGGCCTTTAGGGACTGCATGAGTGAACAGCAGGCAAAGCGACGGGAGGAgctgcagaggaagaaagagcaaaGCAGTGCCCACCGCTGAGACCCCACACCACCTGTCCCCAGAGGATGGCCCTGCAGAAACTAGCACCCAGAGAGATCATGGGAGAAAGAAATCCTTCCACAGTGGAAGTGTGGGCCGAGAAGTATAAGACTTGGGGATAGTATTTGGGCCTGGGGTTGAGAGCCAGGCAGCCATGGGTTTGGACATGACTGCCATAAAGAGCAGTCATATTGTCGTGTTGAGATCCCACACATCCTCACCCATCTTATGTCACCGATATTAAATATTGACCAGTATTTGCcatgtaaaacaaagaaatgggtTAAGGGATGCTCTCCTACGCTACATCTTGGGTCAGTGCGCCAAGTACTGCGCTGATTACATggacatttaattttaaagtaaatttacaaTCTAAAGGTAAATTGGTTACCTAGTCAGTTCTTCATTTATTCAGGCATTGGTTCAAAAATATCAAGTTTTTCTGAGACCTTctcatatgccaggcactgtgtaggAAATTGATATGATGAAAATATGATCTCTGCCTTTATGTTGATTTAGTCTGGTttaagagagaaacaaaacaacactAGAGCAACTAATTAATTCCTGACAATGATGtaaatgactttctttttcaTCAGTTGTTCTGGATGTTTCAGTCAGTCTAATGGAAGGAAGAAGGCAAATGGGAAAACAAATACTGAGTGCCTCTCATATGCCAGACTCTGTTGCATTAACAGATAAAGAGTCTGACCTCAACATGttcccaaacaaaaaaacacacaatgttGGCTTGACATTTCAAAAGTACATTTAACATACAGATTTTCAGCTTTTGAAAAGTGGAGAAGCTGTCaacatggagcttatattcttaCTTAACAATTTGCTGGAGCTGAATTAACAATTTCTCTTTTAGGTGGATGTGTTTTCCAGTTCACAACAGTTGCCaccacttttcatttttcttccatgGAACTGCATTACCCAGTCTATTTCTGTCTGACATTTGGGAGTGGGAAGGGAGTTGGGTGGGTGACCCCTGCTATAGAACTGGAATGCAAAGGGGCAtatgttatcatcatcatcagtaACATTTcttaagcatatatatatatatattagaagcACAAGTCTGAAATATAGTAGGCCTTAAAACTACTTTGAGCCTTTGTGTTGGTATtcgggaaggagagaaggggagaagataTGAGGAATGTGAGttcaaagaacaataaaatccAATTTCAGCCTTCAGGCAGAAGGggatgattgtgtgtgtgtgtgtgtgtatatatatatatatatatatatatatatatatatatatatatatataaaaggatgaGTGAATCTCTGTTGGGCCATGTGTACCCAATGCTGTGGGTCATCAGAGGTAGCAGTGTGGACTGCAGCTGTGGACTGCAGCAAGAATCTCAAAGAGAAGGGAGGTAGTTGAGTTGACACCATTAAAGATGAAGTAGACACTacatatttataacatatatagcaGAAAGGATTACCATCTGCAACAAATAAAAAGTCCCTAGAGggatttctctggtggtccagtggttaagacactgcttccattgcagggggcacgggtttgatccctggtcggggaactaagatcctgcatgctgcatggtgcggcaaaacaaacaaacaaaaaaactagaaatcagtaagaaaaagcaAATAGCCCAACTGAAAAGTGAACAAAGTTAAATATGCCCCCAAAAcataggaaaatgtaaatatattctaCATCACTTATAATCAGAGAAATACagatcttaaaaacaaaagtagggcttccctggtggcgcagtggttgagagtccgcctgctgatgcaggggacatgggtttgtgccccggtccgggaagatcccacatgctgcagagcagctgggcccgtgagccatggccgctgagcctgcacgtctggagcctgtgctctgcaacgggagaggccacaacagtgagaggcccgcgtaccgcaaaacaaaacaaaacaacagtacTATTAGATGATCctgttgacaaaaattaaaagtatttataaTGACCAGTGTTGGTGGGGATGGCGAGAAACAGACACATTCCACTGTTGAAGGGATCATAAATTAGTAAAGCTTTTCAGGGCAATTTGGTGAGATctacaaatgttttaaatatttaaacagcaATTCCTCTTTTAGGAATCCGCTTAAACATCtattatgttcattgcagcattgtttataatagtgaaTAAGTGGTCATAGTGTGAAGTCCCATCAGTAAGGACTGTATTcttatatattcaaatatgttACAACAGAAATGTACCTATATATtaatttgtataattaaaatagaaataataggtCATGGGGGGCAGGGTATTCTAGCAAAGGGAAAGGGTGGAAGGACCTCAGCAGGAGGAATGGCTTTCAAACCAGCTAAGTGGAGGGAGCAGGATTGGAAGGACTCCAGTTGACAGGAAGCTAACACTGGGACGGTCACAGAACGTGTGTGGGCAAAGAGGGCTCTATTGCCACCCAAGCCTGTTTCCTCAAGTATCAATAAATGGGGATAATTCCTATTTAATAGGCACactaaaagaattaaatgagaggTAATATATAAATACCTGGTAATAAAAGTTCTATTTATTGAACTTCTATAACTAATATGTATGAAGCATTTAACTCAGGCTATCtggttccagagtctgtgctctcaaTCCCTATGATATGCTGCTTTCAAATTCCACTATGCCACTTATTAGCCATGTGGTTTTGGGCAAACTACTTAATATCTCAGgatctgttttttcttctgtaaaaatgCAGTTATAATACCTTCCTCAAAGGCATCAAAGCTAATAAATGTAGATCTTCCTCACAGGGTTGCCAAAAGAATGAGTCAATACTGGTAAAGAGCTTAGAAatagcatctggcacatagtaagcattcactaaatgttagctattattattattgtgtgcTAGTCATTGTCCTGagttacattatctcatttaatcctcataacactACTAACTCtcctttacagaggaggaaataaagGACAGATTGGGCATCAGACTCCAAGTGTATGTTCTAAAGCCTATGCTATTCTCAGCTCTGTTCTCTCTCACAAGCATCCAGTGCCTAGTACGGTGCTTAACGCACAGTAAGTAACCATACTTACTGTGTAAATACatattactttacttttttttagtgctttataaaaaaggaaactaacCAGTGCAAGTTCCCCACAGTGTTCTAGATTAGTATGCTTTTTTAGTCTCTCGGCTCTGTAGCCCACAGCCATGGACCTGGAGTTTAGGGTGGTCCATACCTATCCCTATACACTCTACATCTACCTCTGCAGAGAGGCCTGGTGCCAGGGATGAGTGGAGAGATCTGTTGGCTGGGTGCCACCGTTGGCTAGGCCTAGGGCAGACTCATGATTTGGCTCTTCTCTGCAAGTTCCTTGGCTGGAGATATGGCCAGTGCTCAGTACAAAGGTGCACTGTAAAGTGTTTTACTAGATGAGTAATGAGATACTCCTCCCACTCTTCCTCCCTCAGGTAAAGTTGCCAGACCAAATCCTGGGCTGCTGACTTTAGAAATCCGAGGAGAACTGGAGGAAGTCCAAGTTGAAACCTTATATACTTTTCCACTGTATGGAATGCTAGGGCTCTGTGCTCTGCTCCAGCAGGGACTTAAAACAGGCAGAGGATGCAGGAGGGATTCTTTCCTTCTCTAGCAGTTATCTTCTGAAGAGTTGTCATTCCTCAGAGCCTGGACATCTTTCAGAGCCTGGCTATTCTGTCTAAACATGGAGCTGATTCTCTAAATCTGAAATGTCTGAGAATAAAAGTTATTCCAGGGGGAGTATAAGAACTAAATGAATCATTTCAAATTCTCCAGGGAGATCAGACATTTGAAGACAAAAATGGCACGAAGATTAAAGTACAGATTAAACAAGCTCAAGACACATTGGCTGCTTCTGTCTGTAGTGCCTTGTCAGCAGGTCTAGTTCCAGACATAACCCAATGCATGCTCAGAGAGCTTTCCTTCCCTAAATATACTTTAGATCCTAGAACAGTGGGGACGGGGGTCTCTGAGTGTTGCTACATTGTCTGAATGGCCAGAATATCcagattccatttctttctctccaactAAAAAATACTCTTTCAGAATCCACAGCTGGCAATTTTTAGGCTCGATGGTGGAGGAACAAGGCATCCCCAGCCAGAAGAAAGGGACTAACAAGCTGAGAAATCCACTGGCCTTCACTAGGAAAACTGCCCATTTAACCTGGACATTTGGTCCTTCTTGAAAGTTACTGACCCACATAAAAATCCATTTCTAAAAATCTCAGTAATGTGTACTCAACCAGGAATCAAGTGACCTGGAGCTATCCCTgtgagtgaccttggacaagtttcttTCCCTCCTGGGCCAGTtaagtcatctgtaaaatgaagatcaAAACAGATTATTTCAAAGGTTATGCATTGATAGAGCCAAAACTAGAACCCAGCTACCCTGATTCCTAATCCATtgaccttccttttcttctctcttgcctAGCTCTCATGTTTTTGCAGCGGTACTAGGCATAATTTAACCCTAACTGGGTTCAAAACTAAAAGTATGCTGAAGGAATGAACGATGGCTACATGCAACAATGTGGGTAAAACATCAGGGTAAGTGAatgaagtcagacacaaaaggttaTAACTctatgatatttatatattgttcTAGATAGGTGAAACTAACCTATGGCAATAGGAATAAGATTAGTGGTTGTTTCTGGGAAGAATGACTATGAAAGAATGTAGGGGAACTTTCTGgggagatggaaatgttctttaaCTTGATATAAGTGTAGGTTTCATAGGTGACTGCATTTTCAAAACTGATCAAAtatacacttaagatctgtgtgTTTCACTATagataaattatacctcaatgaaaaaatagtcttttaCAAAAGTATAgtgagggacttcgctggtggtctagtgattaagaatccaccttccaatgcaggggacgcgggttctatccctggtcggggaactaagatcccacatgccacagggcaactaagcctgcgtgctctgaagtctgcatgccctggaacctgtgcaccacaactagagagaagcccgcacaccgcgaccaaagatcccacatgctgcaaggaagatcccgtgtgctgcaagtaagacccgacgcagcctaaataaataaacttttttttaaaaaacctgtatAATGAAGTTTAGATGGGAAGGCaatctaacatttactgagcacatgcTTGCCCATTGTGTTCATCATCTCCATCTCAAGCTCCTACAAGggattatcctcactttacagatcagaaaactgaggcttaatgAGGTTCAAATAACTCACCTGAGGCCTcaaaactaataaatgtagaaattaGGAATAGCTCAGGTTTGTCTGCctcttttctttataatattgtAGGTTGTCTCAGGAAGGGAGGGGACGGTATTTTCAACCTAGAGCCCAGAGATTTGCATTCCATTTGATTTCACTGCCATGTGATCCTAGGGAAGTTCATTTCCCTCTGGAAAATCAAATGAAGCTTATAATTGTTTTGTAACTCTGAGGTTCTAGCAATCAGAATATCTGTCCCTCTTACCAGGATAAGGCATTATGAgcaatttccatttgtttcaggTCAGACTAATCGTGAGCACCAAAAGCCCTTTGGCTCTGGTCAGAGGATAAATCAACTAGGTCAGTGACACAAGAGCTCCAAGGTGACAGAACCCAGCAGCCTCCAGTTTAAGAGATAAGCCTGACTCATCCCTCAGTGATGTAATGGAAAGTGATGCACTGGGAATCAAGAGATCTGAATcctgctcccagctctgccaacGAGGTGCCCTGTCACCTTGAGTAAAGCACTGCCCTTCCTGGGCCCCTAACCTGCACTTGCTTTAGGCTGGCTGGGTTCCAAGGTCCCTTAGCTCTAATATCTTGTCAATTTATGAAACCTTACATCTTGCTTTCACAAATTAATAACAAGGAAAGGTGGGCAACTGGAAAATACCACTGTATTCCAGACTCCTAAATGGGGTCCACATGACATTGCCCATTGCCCACATGATATGGAGGCAgcgtgtatctgtgtgtatacatGCGTTTATTCACCTTTTTATCTTCAAGTCACTACACATCCTCCAACTTTACACTCATCCATTAGCTGCTGCTCTTTCATCTTCCCTAAAGGAGACTCAGCAATGAGCAATTCTGCAACCAAAATATCAGTCCTCACCTGGTAAATTCTGCCCACACTCCCAGTGGGGTTCACTTGTAAGTCCTGGCCTGCTGAGCTTTCAATTTGAATTCAGAAAAGCATTTTAATTGAAGGCACCTGCTATCTTGACAGCCCTCCCTTAGTGTTACACCTTGAGAGGAAATCTGAGTTTCCTCTTGTTGCCTTTGGAAACCAACtcgaaaaaaaccaaaataacttcAGTACTGAAACTGATGAGTTTCAGAAAAGTACACACAATGCTAAGAATGCTCTAAGGTCCCACAGACCTCTATGCAGGGGTATCCCAGAAAAGTAGGGGGGGACAGGGTCTGCCACTTAATAACTGTGTGACCCTAGGAAGTCGCTTCatctctccaaacctcagtttctccacctgtaagACTGAGATAATACCATCAATCTCAAGGATAATCTGTATAAAGTACATAGCAAATTAGGGCTCAATAAATTTGAGTGTGATACACTCACACTCAGATACCACGCACACTCATATATACACCCTAAAAAACTGGTGTGAGGATTAGAGCTAATGGTAGTACCTAGCATAGGGTCTAGCTCAATAAATTATAGCTATTCTGTACAAAAGTAGGAATGCACTAATGCTCAGAATAGGAAAAATATTAGAGGTCAACTTAGACTAGTGATTCTGAAAGAGGTAActctggaccagcagcagcatcacccTTGCTCAAGATCTCCTAAGTCAGAAAATCGGGGGATGGAGCCTAGTaagttgtgttttaaaaagccgtgcaggggcttccctggtggcacagcggttaagaatccgcctggggtttccctggtggcgcagtggttgagagtccacctgccgatgcaagggacatgggtttgtgccccggtctgggaagatcccacatgccgcggagcggctgggcccatgcgccatgaccgctgagcctgtgcgtctggaacctgtgctccgcaactgcagaggccacaacagtaagaggcccgcataccgcaaaaaaaaaaaaaaaaaaaaagaatccgcctgccaatgcaggggacacgggttccagccctggtctgggaagatcccacatgccacggagcaactgagcccgtgtgccacaactactgagcctgcgctctaaagcctgcaagccgtaactactgaagcccacgtgccacagctagtgaaacccgtgcacctagagcccatgctccgcaacaagagaagccaccgcaatgagaagcctgcacaccacaatgaagagtagtccccactcagtacaactagagaaagcccgcgcagcaacgaagacccaacacagccataaataaataaataaataaataaaatttaaaaagtcttgcaggtgattctaatgtatgCTTAAGTTTGAGAACCAATGACTTGGATCAGGGTTTGACaaactatttttataaaggaccatgtaaaaatgtttttgcataacagtctctgtcacagctactcaactctgccattgtagcataaaagcagccacagacagtgTGTAAATGAATAAGCAGGGCTCTATTCCAATGagcctttatttacaaaaacaggcaatggGGTTTTGGAACTGGATAGAGGTTGTACAACACTGCAAATGCATTAAATACCACtgaattattcactttaaaatggttcgttttgtgacatgtgaatttcacctcaataaattatttttaaaaagcaaataggcgggcttccctggtggtgcagtggttgagagtctgcctgctgctgcaggggacacgggtttgtgccccagtctgggaagatcccacatgctgcggagcggctgggcccgtgagccatggccgctgagcctgcgcatccggatcctgtgctccacaacgggagaggccacaaaagtgagaggcccgcgtaccgcaaaaaaaaaaaaaaaaaaaaaaatgcaaataggcAGTTGTTGGGATTTGGCTCACAAGTAGTAGTTTTCTGACACGTGACCAAGATCAACCTTTAATTCTTTGCTTAAACTCCTTCCAGGCAACCCTAATTTGCAGTTATGTAACATCTGCCTGCATACTTATGACAGGTCACTCACTACCCCACAAAgtacttttttttcacttatggaCAGACCCTGATCCTATCTGGAGGGTTTTTTCATATACAAAATCTCCCTCCCTATGCCTCCTATCCACTGAGAGTTTACTTATGATTGTCTGCTTCACTAAAGGGACTCCATGCCAGGTTGATTTAAAGGATGAGTTCACTCTAATTGGAGAAATACTGAAGGGGGACATTCTTATGTGCTAAAGCACCAGGCAAAGAGAAACTGAATCCCTTAGTTAAATATACTCGACAGGATGGACTGActtctcacatacacacacatccatcATTAGCAGATTTTTATTAGATGGAAGATACCTAGGGTTGGCTCAAAGGAAAGTGGTGACAATCGGTAAGCACTCCTTCACAGAGGAGAGGAGGCACTCCTGGCTGTGGAGATGGGTACTTATGATATTGAGGGTCAGGGTCTCCTTCTTAACTTTGGCCACCCAGGAAGCTCTTTCCATTGCCACTCAGTATCACCAGTGCTGGCATGAAAGGGTCTACAGTGAGCTAGTTCAACTTGGCTAGCAGTTCTTCCAGTTCTGGCCGAGCTTTGAACCTTCCTTTGAAGTCTTCTTCAGTGTgctgaggagaagaaaaagaagataagagGGAATTACTACAGAGTTACTCAAATATGCCCAGCATCAGAAAAGGATCCATCAGCCAGTTCTGCAGAAAATGATTTAGATTCAACTAACTTTTACTGAGTAGCTACTATGTACCAGACTTATATTAGGTATCAAGGATTCAAAGTTGAATTGGACTTTCTCCCTGCCTTAAGTACATTTCCCTATTTGTGTTCTGTTTAATTACACTGTATGTGATCGTAAATCATGTTCTTTCTGCTATACAACTGCCTCAAGGGAGGGAATTTGTGGGTGTAATGGGCTCATGCCTAATGTCAGGATGCTGTGATGGAGTTCAACTTCCATGGTCTATAAAGCATCATCCCTGATGCACTGCGAAAGCCAGAAAAATGATCACGGTAAAGCAGCCTGCACAcctttccttattatttttatctgGGCTAAATTATTCATATGTCTTTGTTTCTAAAGCCAGCcagttcagattttctattccaTATTTTGAGCCCACCAGCAGGCCTCTTCTCATATTAGCACATACCTCCTTCACTGACAGTTTGACTCCTTCAGGAAGATTGCTTTGGATTATTTCCAAGAAAATCTCTGCAAATGTAGCACTCAAACCGCTGATCTGCAAAAGGAAAGAAGATGCTCTGAGAGAGGCACTGAAACCTAGGTGATTGGGCAGACATGGCAAGGGCTCAAATGTCAGCTCCAGCAGGGCCTTTGGGTGAAGGATTAACATCCAGAGCTGTTTTTGGAGCCCAGACTTTCCAGGATTTCTCTTGCTGATCTGCCAAGTTGTCTGGTTACTAAGATGGTCATGGCCAATATCTGCTCTTGTAGGCAATGAATGTCATAACTGGATCAAGAGGTCAAGTCCAGGATGACTTTCTGAATCAACTCAGGTTTACCCACATAGACTGGGACCTGTTGTTGTCAGACCCTGTGCTGAGAATCCAGAGTTAAATCAGATGTGTGGTAGAAGGGCATGCAGTGGGCTGTGGGAACACACAAGAGAAACACCTACCTAACAGTCAGGAGGGTCAGAAAAAGCTTCCAAAAGAGGTAACATCTGGTTAGAGTCTTGAAATACAGGACTAAATTGGGAGAATTCAGCAGTAGTGTGGAGTTTTTTTTAAGGCAGAGGAAGCAATATTCAGTAAAATGTGGAGGAAAAGTACAGTACTAGGGAATTGAAACTAGTGACATGTGTGGCTGGAATGAAAGGGGGTGtgaagaagaaaagcaggagGAGTAACATGAAGGCACTTAGGTGCTAATCAAAGAGTTCAAACTTTATCCTGTGAGCCTCAGTGGCAAGTTAGAGCTGTCATAAAATGTAGCTCAAATAATTTATTCCTGATAATATTTAAAGAACCAAGATTGTAAGtactttaattatttaaaattttaacacaaaTTTAGGGTTTTACTACCTTAACATACCTCTGGTTACCTTCCTGATATGTTTCTTGAGTGGATCAAAAAGGGGTGATGTCCATTTGTTGGAATATTACttggcagtaaaaaggaatgaaatactgatacatgctacaacatggatgaaccttgaaagcattatgctaagtgaaataagctagatatAAAAGGccatattttatataattctacTTGAAGAAATGCCTAGAAGAGATAAAACCATAGAAGTGGAatgcagattagtggttgccaggacctggggggatggggaaagaggagtgactgctaatgggtacagagcGAAAGGGAAGCCACTGAGGCGTTCTAGGCAGGACAATGACACGATCACATTGATATGATCATACAGCAAAGTGGATGGATCTGAAAGATTTTTAGGGGTAGAAGCCACTGAATTTGGAGAATGAATGGATACCCAAGGGCAAAGAAGGGTCAAGCATTAAGCTCAAAGGTGAGGaggattacaggaaaaaaacatcaGTCCCTCTACAATTAGTTTTGTATACACTGAGTGAGGGCACCTGTGGACCATTTTAACGGAGAAACCCAGTAGACAACTGGATAGCAGGTTTGAAGCTCAACCAAGAGATCAGGATAGAGAAAAGAACCAGGAGAGgcaaatacatttcaaatttcTCCCAGAGTACCTACCTGAACCACTCGCTCATGGGTGGTAAGAACTGAGTCCAGGAGCATTTTCCTGCCTTGGTCCTGCAACTGCAACACCTCCACGGTTTTGGTGGGCATCGCATAACTGTGGGAAGGAAGAGTCAGCTATTGGGAGGGTTCTCTTAAGCCAGCAGCACCACTTCAGTCAAGGTAGTCCCCGAGTACAGCCACTACTGCATGCAGTAGCTCCTGCAATCTAGGACTGTTTATCTTCATCCAGGAGCAAAGTAACCAGATCCTCTTATGCCTCCTCCAGAAATCTCTAAACTCCGTGAGGGGACAGACCATATCTAATACTTTTCTGCACCCCCAGTCATGCCTAATATAACACTCTGAATAAAACCTGGTGATTACTAAGTATTAACTGCTACTAAAGAATAGCCAGTTCTAAAAGAATCAAGCTCATCACTAGGTACACTTTGGAGGCTAACCTTGGGTATTTCACCTCTTCTGAAGAAATGAGGCACGAAACCCaatcctgctccagttctatttttattttattttattttatttttaaattttttggccgtgtcgtgcggcatgtgggatcttagttcccaaccagggatcaaacccgtgccgcCTGCgatggaagcgcggagtcttaaccactggaccgccagggaagtcccctgctccAGTTCTAGAGCAGGATTTCTCAACATCAGCACTACTGACCCTTTAGAACAGATAATTCTTGTTGTGGGGGCTGGAGTATGCATCCCTAACCTCTACACCGAGAAAGTGCCAGTAGTACACCCGAAGTGATAACAATCAAAATTATCACCATTGTTAAACGTCcccaggttgagaaccattgTTGTAGCGTCTCTGCTCACTACAATCGGCTTCAGCAGATCTACATGCCACAATAAAGAGTACTGGACTTGGGGTCAAGTCTTGGTCCTGTCACTTATTAGCGATATTTAGTTAGGCAAGTCCCttcccactctgggcctcagtttctccatgtaTAAAGGGGATTACAATCTAGGCTTATATCAATAGACTATTGTGAGAATCAGATATGGTGATGAGATAGGACTGATGGCTACACAGAAATATGGTATTAGTGTTGTGTTCATCTTATCAAAAATTCCTCAAACTGAagagaaatggaataataataacaacagtaggATTGCTGAATTTTCATGCCACACAAAGCTTCATCAATTAAGAGTAAGGAGTATGGCCCTCTACAGATGGACTGCTACGAAAAGAAGTTTGGCGCGTAACggaaaatggattagaaacaTGAGAGTCAGTACTGGATTTAAATgttggctttgccacttactacctATTTGACCTTGGACAAACTAATTCAgctctctgagtcttagtttcttcAGCTATTAAATGAAGATAATACTACCTAGTTCATAGGGTTGTAGCAATAATTAAATAAGATTACATAAGTAATTTGCCAGGTATACTGTGCCTACAAATGCCAATTCCCTTGCCCCTATAAACAGTGAGTAAATGCTAGGTATTGCAAACTTCCAGATAGCCTCTCTAAATAACATCCCCTTCTATTTTATAGCACAATCTCTGATCTCTTCAAATTTACCTTTGGTAATAACTtccttatataaaaaaaattgggggccttccctggtggcgcagtggttgagagtccgcctgccgatgcaggggacacgggttcgtgccccggtccgggaagatcccacatgccgcggagtggctgggcccgtgagccatggccgctgagcctgcgcgtccggagcctgtgctccgcaacaggagaggccacaacagtgagaggcccgcgtacagtaaaaaacaaacaaacaacaacaaaaaaaattggggacttccctggcggtctggtggttaaaactccacgcttccactgcagggagcatgggttcgatccctggtcagggaactaagatcccaaatgctacgtggtgcagccaaaacaaaacaaaaaaaaaaattgggatgcATTCATACACTTGTTATGGAAAATCAAATAAAGTAATTATGTAAAAGCTTTCAGAAAAGTAAACAGCACTCTAAaatgctctttttcctttttgacatT carries:
- the LOC116757946 gene encoding cytochrome c oxidase assembly factor 4 homolog, mitochondrial, which encodes MSAQGHTWSRQVKKEDEEEDPLDQLISRSGCAASHYAVQECMAQHQDWRQCQPQVQAFRDCMSEQQAKRREELQRKKEQSSAHR